Proteins from a genomic interval of Anaerolineae bacterium:
- a CDS encoding ATPase produces MQRLLALLQRLDGRGYKVYKELRGEYAFPDFTLTIDHVQGDPFAAPSRVRVFVPQRVAGFPSELYANASRRVGLEHYLAEVFAQAAQRVARRRGTGHSGEIRLSAPGQQVLPRTAVRVSEAGVEARFTVGLPAAG; encoded by the coding sequence ATGCAACGCTTGCTCGCTTTGTTGCAACGGCTCGACGGACGGGGCTACAAGGTCTACAAGGAACTGCGCGGGGAGTACGCCTTCCCCGACTTCACCTTAACCATCGACCATGTGCAGGGCGACCCCTTTGCCGCGCCCAGCCGGGTGCGTGTGTTCGTGCCGCAGCGGGTGGCCGGGTTCCCGTCCGAACTCTACGCCAACGCCAGCCGGCGGGTGGGGCTGGAGCACTACCTGGCCGAGGTCTTCGCCCAGGCAGCGCAGCGGGTCGCCCGCCGACGGGGTACGGGCCACAGCGGCGAGATCCGCTTGAGCGCGCCGGGTCAGCAGGTGCTGCCCCGCACCGCCGTGCGGGTGAGCGAGGCCGGGGTCGAGGCCCGCTTCACCGTGGGCCTGCCGGCCGCCGGGC